From a single Streptomyces rubradiris genomic region:
- a CDS encoding ABC transporter permease, with amino-acid sequence MSGFFDLPSDLGQSWLGLVGLHLREALLPVLAGLLVSLPVAQLCVRFRWIYPPVLGIATILYAIPSLAFFVVLIDYFGQSETTVMIPLALYSLVVLVPAIVDGVRSVPPETLAAAQAMGFGAVRRYFQVQLPLAVPAIIAGLRVATVSSISLVSVGMLIGNQGALGNMLYAAQTYGRPALAVNAVLTIGVLGMLADAALVLLRLLLTPWMPRKGAGR; translated from the coding sequence ATGAGCGGTTTCTTCGACCTCCCGAGCGACCTCGGCCAGAGCTGGCTCGGTCTCGTCGGGCTGCACCTGCGCGAGGCCCTGCTGCCGGTGCTGGCCGGGCTGCTCGTCTCGCTGCCCGTGGCGCAGCTGTGCGTGCGCTTCCGCTGGATCTACCCGCCCGTCCTCGGCATCGCCACGATCCTCTACGCCATTCCCTCGCTCGCCTTCTTCGTGGTCCTCATCGACTACTTCGGCCAGAGCGAGACCACGGTGATGATCCCGCTCGCGCTCTACAGCCTGGTGGTGCTGGTACCGGCGATCGTGGACGGCGTCCGCTCGGTGCCGCCGGAGACCCTGGCCGCAGCCCAGGCCATGGGCTTCGGCGCCGTACGCCGGTACTTCCAGGTCCAGTTGCCCCTCGCCGTGCCCGCCATCATCGCCGGCCTGCGGGTGGCGACCGTGTCCAGCATCTCCCTGGTCAGCGTCGGCATGCTCATCGGCAACCAGGGCGCCCTCGGCAACATGCTCTACGCCGCCCAGACCTACGGGCGCCCCGCCCTGGCCGTGAACGCGGTGCTGACCATCGGGGTGCTGGGCATGCTCGCCGACGCCGCGCTGGTCCTGCTCCGTCTCCTGCTCACCCCCTGGATGCCGCGGAAGGGGGCCGGCCGGTGA
- a CDS encoding ABC transporter substrate-binding protein, with the protein MTSTTHISRSIRGSRGTAVVALAATALLAGCSSSADKADNPLVGGKADGDSVVVGSNNFPESTLLADIYGEALKAKGIKVTYKPNIGSRETTYGLIKNGSLTVMPEFNGALLAHLDKKATPKTLEETQAAINAKLDSQLTLLDPAPAQSKDSVTVNAATAEKYHLTDKSSIADLKDIAGDLVIGGSPEFQARQQGLEGLKSVYGLEFKSFKALDSGGPLTLAALKKNAVQVADVFTTDPNITKEKFVVLRDPKNLFGFQNVQPLVRKGALPEKGVDALNAVSAKLDTKTLLDLDTQVQAEKKDPLDVARAWLKSAGLV; encoded by the coding sequence GTGACTTCAACGACCCATATCAGCAGGTCCATCCGGGGGAGCAGAGGCACGGCGGTGGTCGCCCTGGCGGCGACGGCTCTGCTGGCGGGCTGTTCCTCCAGCGCGGACAAGGCCGACAACCCCCTCGTGGGCGGCAAGGCGGACGGCGACAGCGTGGTCGTCGGTTCCAACAACTTCCCCGAGAGCACCCTGCTTGCCGACATCTACGGCGAGGCCCTCAAGGCCAAGGGCATCAAGGTCACGTACAAGCCGAACATCGGCAGCCGCGAGACCACTTACGGCCTGATCAAGAACGGCTCCCTCACGGTGATGCCCGAGTTCAACGGCGCCCTGCTGGCCCACCTCGACAAGAAGGCCACCCCGAAGACGCTTGAGGAGACCCAGGCCGCCATCAACGCCAAGCTGGACTCCCAGCTCACCCTGCTCGACCCGGCGCCGGCGCAGTCCAAGGACTCCGTCACGGTGAACGCGGCCACCGCCGAGAAGTACCACCTCACGGACAAGTCCTCCATCGCCGATCTGAAGGACATCGCGGGGGACCTGGTCATCGGCGGCTCGCCGGAGTTCCAGGCCCGGCAGCAGGGACTGGAGGGCCTGAAGTCCGTCTACGGCCTGGAGTTCAAGTCCTTCAAGGCGTTGGACAGCGGAGGCCCGCTGACGCTGGCGGCGCTGAAGAAGAACGCCGTCCAGGTCGCGGACGTCTTCACCACGGACCCGAACATCACCAAGGAGAAGTTCGTCGTCCTGCGGGACCCCAAGAATCTCTTCGGCTTCCAGAACGTCCAGCCGCTCGTCCGCAAGGGCGCGCTGCCCGAGAAGGGCGTCGACGCGCTCAACGCGGTCTCCGCGAAGCTCGACACCAAGACCCTGCTGGATCTGGACACCCAGGTGCAGGCGGAGAAGAAGGACCCGCTGGACGTCGCCCGGGCCTGGCTGAAGTCCGCCGGGCTCGTCTGA
- the murC gene encoding UDP-N-acetylmuramate--L-alanine ligase yields MAPGLPTAMDRPHFIGIGGAGMSGIAKILAQRGARVAGSDAKESATAEALRALGATVHIGHAAGHLADDASCVVVSSAIRADNPELVRAAELGIPVVHRSDALAALMAGLRPIAVAGTHGKTTTTSMLAVSLTELGLKPSYAIGGDLDAPGSNALHGEGDIFVAEADESDRSFHKYAPEVAIVLNVELDHHANYASIDEIHESFETFVDRITEGGTLVVSADHEGARELTRRVRDRAVRVVTYGEAGDADVRVLSIVPQGLRSRVTVVLDGRELTFAVSVPGRHYALNAVAALTAGAALGIPAAELAPALAAYTGVKRRLQLKGEAAGVQVIDSYAHHPTEMTADLEAMRGAAGDARILVVFQPHLFSRTQELGKEMGQALALADASVVLDIYPAREDPIPGVTSELIIESARAAGADVTAVHDKADIPAVIAGMAKPGDLVLTMGAGDVTDLGPLILDRLAQ; encoded by the coding sequence ATGGCACCCGGCCTTCCTACCGCCATGGACCGACCGCACTTCATCGGCATCGGCGGCGCCGGGATGTCCGGGATCGCGAAGATCCTGGCCCAGCGTGGGGCCCGGGTGGCCGGCAGCGACGCCAAGGAGTCGGCGACCGCCGAGGCGCTCCGGGCGCTGGGCGCCACCGTGCACATCGGACACGCCGCCGGGCACCTCGCCGACGACGCGAGCTGTGTCGTGGTGTCATCGGCGATCCGCGCGGACAACCCGGAGCTGGTCCGCGCCGCCGAGCTGGGCATCCCGGTGGTGCACCGCTCCGACGCGCTGGCCGCGCTGATGGCGGGCCTGCGGCCGATCGCCGTGGCCGGCACCCACGGCAAGACCACCACCACCTCGATGCTGGCGGTCTCGCTGACCGAGCTGGGCCTGAAGCCGTCGTACGCCATCGGCGGCGACCTGGACGCGCCCGGCTCCAACGCGCTGCACGGCGAGGGCGACATCTTCGTCGCCGAGGCGGACGAATCGGACCGCAGCTTCCACAAGTACGCGCCCGAGGTCGCCATCGTCCTCAACGTCGAGCTGGACCACCACGCCAACTACGCCTCCATCGACGAGATCCACGAGTCCTTCGAGACCTTCGTGGACCGGATCACCGAGGGCGGCACCCTGGTCGTCTCCGCCGACCACGAGGGCGCCCGGGAGCTCACCCGGCGGGTGCGCGACCGCGCGGTGCGTGTGGTGACCTACGGCGAGGCCGGGGACGCCGACGTGCGCGTGCTGTCGATCGTCCCGCAGGGGCTGAGGAGCCGGGTGACGGTGGTGCTGGACGGGCGGGAGCTGACCTTCGCCGTCTCCGTGCCGGGCCGCCACTACGCGCTCAACGCGGTCGCCGCGCTCACCGCCGGGGCCGCCCTCGGCATCCCGGCCGCCGAGCTGGCGCCCGCGCTCGCCGCCTACACCGGCGTCAAGCGCCGCCTCCAGCTCAAGGGCGAGGCGGCCGGCGTCCAGGTGATCGACTCCTACGCCCACCACCCGACCGAGATGACGGCCGACCTGGAGGCCATGCGCGGCGCCGCCGGCGACGCCCGGATCCTCGTCGTCTTCCAGCCGCACCTGTTCTCCCGCACCCAGGAGCTGGGCAAGGAGATGGGGCAGGCGCTGGCCCTCGCGGACGCCTCGGTGGTGCTGGACATCTACCCGGCCCGCGAGGACCCGATCCCCGGCGTGACCAGCGAGCTGATCATCGAGTCCGCGCGCGCGGCCGGCGCCGACGTGACCGCCGTCCACGACAAGGCGGACATCCCGGCGGTGATCGCGGGAATGGCGAAGCCCGGTGATCTCGTTCTCACCATGGGCGCGGGCGACGTGACCGACCTGGGCCCGCTGATCCTGGACCGACTCGCGCAGTAA
- a CDS encoding indole-3-glycerol phosphate synthase — translation MFTSVLMIEKAMTSADVEFVTTLHGEEPVSFHVLLQPRGEQADRLLRAIDDIALGELDEAVREGETPEGHEARSVGRQALDVSLQALRSAGSEAEGRLVEDHPLDALKALVAEVDADEVIVLTDPHYVEEFFHRDWASRARHKVGVPVLKLFSHSKA, via the coding sequence GTGTTCACAAGCGTTCTGATGATCGAGAAGGCCATGACGTCCGCCGACGTGGAGTTCGTCACCACCTTGCACGGAGAGGAGCCCGTCTCCTTCCACGTGCTGCTCCAGCCGCGCGGCGAGCAGGCGGACCGGCTGCTGCGGGCCATCGACGACATCGCGCTCGGCGAACTCGACGAGGCGGTGCGGGAGGGCGAGACCCCGGAGGGCCATGAAGCGCGCAGCGTGGGACGGCAGGCCCTCGACGTGTCGCTCCAGGCGCTGCGCTCCGCGGGGAGCGAGGCGGAGGGGCGGCTGGTCGAGGACCACCCGCTGGACGCGCTGAAGGCGCTGGTCGCCGAGGTGGACGCGGACGAGGTGATCGTGCTGACCGATCCGCACTACGTGGAGGAGTTCTTCCACCGGGACTGGGCTTCGCGGGCGCGGCACAAGGTGGGGGTGCCGGTGCTGAAGCTGTTCTCCCACAGCAAGGCGTAG
- a CDS encoding pyrimidine reductase family protein, with protein sequence MRRLFPVTEETAAQARTDGGAPAAPGAAADREWGLAELAAAYAYPDPGPGAPRPWLRANMVSSLDGAAQHEGHSKPISSAADMRIFGTLRALADVVLVGAETVRQEGYRPARARAEFAGARAAAGQAPVPAIAIVSASLDLDFTLPLFTSPLVPTLILTGAAAAPDRVAAAEKAGARVLTAGEGMGVEPARAIEALAGLGHTRLLTEGGPRLLGQLIAAEVLDELCLTVSPTLTAGGAQRIAGGPAVAVPHRFALVSLLEEDGFLFGRYRRP encoded by the coding sequence ATGCGACGCCTCTTCCCTGTGACCGAAGAAACAGCAGCCCAGGCCCGCACCGACGGGGGAGCACCGGCCGCCCCGGGGGCGGCCGCGGACCGGGAGTGGGGCCTCGCCGAGCTGGCCGCCGCCTACGCCTACCCGGATCCCGGGCCGGGCGCCCCGCGGCCCTGGCTGCGGGCCAACATGGTCTCCTCCCTCGACGGCGCCGCCCAGCACGAAGGCCACTCCAAGCCCATCTCCAGCGCCGCCGACATGCGGATCTTCGGCACCCTGCGGGCGCTCGCGGATGTCGTGCTCGTCGGTGCGGAAACGGTACGGCAGGAGGGGTACCGCCCCGCCCGGGCGCGCGCCGAGTTCGCCGGGGCGCGCGCGGCCGCCGGACAGGCCCCGGTCCCGGCGATCGCGATCGTCAGCGCGAGCCTGGACCTGGACTTCACGCTGCCCCTGTTCACCTCGCCCCTGGTCCCGACGCTGATCCTCACCGGAGCCGCCGCCGCGCCCGACCGGGTCGCCGCCGCCGAGAAGGCCGGCGCCCGGGTGCTGACCGCCGGGGAGGGCATGGGCGTGGAGCCCGCCCGCGCCATCGAGGCCCTCGCCGGCCTCGGACACACCCGGCTGCTCACCGAGGGCGGCCCCCGGCTGCTCGGCCAGCTGATCGCCGCGGAGGTGCTGGACGAGCTCTGCCTGACCGTCTCGCCGACGCTGACGGCGGGCGGCGCGCAGCGCATCGCCGGGGGGCCGGCGGTCGCCGTTCCGCACCGGTTCGCACTCGTGTCCCTGCTGGAGGAGGACGGATTCCTCTTCGGGCGCTACCGTCGGCCTTGA
- a CDS encoding sporulation protein: MVFKRLLGAIGVGGPSVDTVLDGGAALPGGALTGRVLLRGGGSAVDIEHIGLELIARVEAEHAEGESEGSVVFERFTVAGGFRLGEEEERELPFSVPLPWETPVTELHGQPLGVVLGVRTEVAVAGARDKGDLDPLAVRPLPVQEAVLEAFGRLGFGFRSADLEYGHIGGTGQRLPFYQEIELTPAPQYAHAMNELELTFLAAPAGVEVVLEADKRGGPFSAGHDALTRFTVRHEDAPGLDWQAEVDGWIRRMTEHHDAYGSHAAYGHDGHTAYGHDGGPGAGHRSGPGLGTAVAAGAAGLAVGVAGGMVAAEVVDEIGDFFEGEEDDADEA, encoded by the coding sequence ATGGTGTTCAAGAGGCTGCTGGGTGCGATCGGGGTCGGCGGCCCCTCCGTGGACACGGTGCTGGACGGGGGCGCGGCGCTGCCCGGCGGCGCCCTGACGGGCCGGGTGCTGCTGCGGGGCGGCGGGTCGGCCGTGGACATCGAGCACATCGGCCTGGAGCTGATCGCGCGCGTGGAGGCGGAGCACGCGGAGGGCGAGAGCGAGGGCTCGGTCGTCTTCGAGCGGTTCACCGTGGCCGGCGGCTTCCGGCTCGGCGAGGAGGAGGAGCGCGAACTGCCGTTCAGCGTGCCGCTGCCCTGGGAGACGCCGGTGACCGAGCTGCACGGGCAGCCGCTCGGCGTCGTGCTGGGCGTGCGCACGGAGGTCGCGGTGGCGGGCGCCCGGGACAAGGGCGACCTGGACCCGCTGGCCGTCCGCCCCCTGCCCGTGCAGGAGGCGGTGCTGGAGGCATTCGGCCGCCTGGGCTTCGGCTTCCGCTCGGCCGACCTGGAGTACGGCCACATCGGCGGCACCGGCCAGCGGTTGCCGTTCTACCAGGAGATCGAGCTGACCCCGGCCCCGCAGTACGCGCACGCGATGAACGAGCTGGAGCTGACCTTCCTCGCCGCTCCCGCCGGCGTCGAGGTCGTGCTGGAGGCGGACAAGCGCGGCGGGCCGTTCTCCGCGGGGCACGACGCGCTGACCCGGTTCACGGTGCGCCACGAGGACGCGCCGGGTCTGGACTGGCAGGCCGAGGTGGACGGCTGGATCCGCCGGATGACCGAGCACCACGACGCCTACGGCAGCCACGCGGCGTACGGCCACGACGGTCACACGGCGTACGGCCACGACGGCGGGCCCGGGGCCGGCCATCGCTCCGGTCCGGGCCTGGGCACGGCCGTGGCGGCGGGCGCGGCGGGCCTCGCCGTGGGCGTGGCCGGCGGCATGGTGGCCGCCGAGGTCGTGGACGAGATCGGGGACTTCTTCGAGGGCGAGGAGGACGACGCGGACGAGGCCTGA
- the zapE gene encoding cell division protein ZapE produces the protein MSSSSTAPGFGPLTDAGPLSLCAREPHVPADRLVAEMVPPPRFDSVRFATYLPDPNQPSQTEAVRVLEGFAAGLGGPRASGTGRRGFFGFGKARAPKTPAGPRGVYLDGGYGVGKTHLLASLWHAAPAEPSRKAFGTFVELTNLVGALGFQQTVRTLSGHSLLCIDEFELDDPGDTVLVSTLLGKLVEAGVALAATSNTLPGKLGEGRFAAADFLREIQGLSAHFRTLRIDGEDYRHRGLPEAPAPFSDEEVMKTAFATEGASLDDFPSLLEHLAKVHPSRYGALTDGVRAVCLTGVRPVPDQSTALRLVVLADRLYDREVPVLASGLPFDRLFSEEMLNGGYRKKYFRAISRLTALARDAKGLTGA, from the coding sequence GTGTCCTCCTCCAGCACCGCCCCCGGTTTCGGCCCCCTGACCGACGCGGGCCCCCTCTCCCTGTGCGCCCGCGAGCCGCACGTGCCCGCGGACCGACTGGTCGCCGAGATGGTGCCGCCGCCGCGCTTCGACTCGGTCCGCTTCGCCACGTACCTCCCGGACCCGAACCAGCCCAGCCAGACGGAGGCCGTCCGGGTCCTGGAGGGCTTCGCCGCCGGTCTGGGCGGGCCACGGGCGTCCGGCACCGGCCGGCGCGGCTTCTTCGGGTTCGGCAAGGCCAGGGCGCCCAAGACCCCGGCCGGCCCGCGCGGGGTGTACCTGGACGGCGGCTACGGCGTCGGCAAGACCCACCTGCTGGCCTCCCTGTGGCACGCCGCCCCGGCGGAGCCGTCCCGCAAGGCGTTCGGCACCTTCGTGGAGCTGACCAACCTGGTCGGCGCGCTCGGCTTCCAGCAGACGGTGCGCACGCTGTCCGGGCACAGCCTGCTGTGCATCGACGAGTTCGAGCTGGACGACCCCGGCGACACGGTCCTGGTGTCGACGCTGCTCGGCAAGCTGGTCGAGGCGGGCGTGGCGCTCGCCGCCACCTCCAACACGCTGCCCGGCAAGCTGGGCGAGGGACGCTTCGCCGCCGCCGACTTCCTGCGCGAGATCCAGGGTCTGTCGGCCCACTTCCGCACCCTGCGCATCGACGGCGAGGACTACCGCCACCGCGGCCTGCCCGAGGCACCGGCGCCCTTCTCCGACGAGGAGGTCATGAAGACGGCGTTCGCCACCGAGGGCGCCTCGCTGGACGACTTCCCGAGCCTGCTGGAGCACCTGGCCAAGGTGCACCCGAGCCGGTACGGCGCCCTGACCGACGGGGTGCGGGCGGTGTGCCTGACCGGCGTGCGGCCGGTGCCGGACCAGTCGACGGCGCTGCGGCTGGTGGTCCTCGCCGACCGGCTCTACGACCGCGAGGTGCCGGTGCTGGCCTCGGGGCTGCCGTTCGACCGGCTGTTCAGCGAGGAGATGCTGAACGGCGGTTACCGCAAGAAGTACTTCCGCGCCATCTCCCGGCTCACCGCGCTGGCCCGGGACGCAAAGGGGCTGACCGGCGCGTAG
- a CDS encoding ABC transporter permease, producing the protein MNVLDFARAFFADSAHWHGYDGIPTRFAEHIGYCLEALAIAAVIGLPVGLLTGHTGRGGNALALLATAGRALPSFGLLVLMFIWIGLGLLPVMIPLVVLAVPPILVTTYEAVRSVDPSPVDAARGMGMPEARVLFQVEVPVALPLILSGLRTAAVQIVSTATIAAYVSLGGLGRYIIDGLYQKDYAKVVGGAALVAGLALVTLAVFWAVARLAVSPGVRRGGRG; encoded by the coding sequence GTGAACGTCCTCGACTTCGCGCGCGCCTTCTTCGCCGACAGCGCCCACTGGCACGGCTACGACGGCATCCCCACCCGGTTCGCCGAGCACATCGGGTACTGCCTCGAAGCCCTGGCGATCGCCGCCGTGATCGGTCTGCCCGTCGGCCTGCTCACCGGTCACACCGGCCGGGGCGGCAACGCCCTGGCGCTCCTCGCCACCGCCGGGCGGGCCCTGCCCAGCTTCGGCCTGCTGGTGCTGATGTTCATCTGGATCGGCCTGGGGCTGCTGCCGGTGATGATCCCGCTGGTCGTGCTCGCCGTCCCGCCGATCCTGGTCACCACCTACGAGGCGGTCCGCTCCGTCGACCCCTCGCCGGTGGACGCCGCCCGGGGCATGGGGATGCCCGAGGCGCGGGTGCTGTTCCAGGTGGAGGTGCCGGTCGCGCTCCCGCTGATCCTGAGCGGCCTGCGCACGGCGGCCGTCCAGATCGTCTCCACGGCCACCATCGCCGCCTACGTCAGTCTGGGCGGCCTCGGCCGGTACATCATCGACGGCCTGTACCAGAAGGATTACGCGAAGGTCGTCGGCGGCGCCGCCCTGGTCGCCGGGCTCGCCCTGGTGACCCTGGCGGTGTTCTGGGCGGTGGCGCGGCTCGCGGTGTCACCGGGAGTGCGCCGGGGCGGCCGGGGCTGA
- the tatA gene encoding Sec-independent protein translocase subunit TatA: protein MFRNAIEPWHLLVVALVFVVLFGYRKLPDTARALGKSVRILKSEARALKDGDGTGGSAG from the coding sequence ATGTTCCGTAACGCCATCGAGCCCTGGCACCTGCTGGTCGTCGCGCTCGTGTTCGTCGTGCTGTTCGGCTACCGCAAGCTGCCCGACACCGCCCGGGCGCTGGGGAAGTCCGTGCGGATCCTCAAGAGCGAGGCGCGGGCGCTGAAGGACGGGGACGGTACGGGCGGCTCGGCCGGCTGA
- a CDS encoding tellurite resistance TerB family protein gives MALWDRIKESASQMQTQLVAKKNDLKSGAFRDASMAMCALVAAADGTVDPSERQRVAQLIATNEVLQNFPADDLRRRFEDNLNKLTADFAFGKVSVLQEIAKAKKKPAEARAVVQIGIVIGGADGDFDKSEQAVVREACYALDLPPHEFDL, from the coding sequence ATGGCCCTGTGGGACCGCATCAAGGAGTCGGCGTCGCAGATGCAGACCCAGTTGGTGGCGAAGAAGAACGACCTGAAGAGCGGCGCGTTCCGTGATGCGAGCATGGCGATGTGCGCGCTGGTGGCCGCTGCCGACGGGACGGTGGATCCCTCGGAGCGGCAGCGGGTGGCCCAGCTCATCGCCACCAACGAGGTGTTGCAGAACTTCCCGGCGGACGACCTGCGGCGCCGTTTCGAGGACAACCTGAACAAGCTGACGGCCGACTTCGCCTTCGGAAAGGTGAGCGTGCTCCAGGAGATCGCCAAGGCCAAGAAGAAGCCCGCGGAGGCGCGGGCCGTCGTGCAGATCGGCATCGTCATCGGCGGCGCGGACGGCGACTTCGACAAGAGCGAACAGGCCGTGGTGCGTGAGGCGTGCTACGCGCTGGACCTGCCGCCGCACGAGTTCGACCTCTGA
- a CDS encoding ABC transporter ATP-binding protein, translating into MIRIDAVTKRYPDGTVAVDRLSLEIPDRAITVLVGPSGCGKTTTLRMINRMVEPTEGSILLDGQDIRQQPVNTLRRSMGYVIQNAGLFPHRTIVDNIATVPRLLGSSRRQARARAAELMERVGLDTALAGRYPYQLSGGQQQRVGVARALAADPPVLLMDEPFSAVDPVVRKQLQDELLRIQEELGKTIVFVTHDIDEAIKLGTRVAVLRTGGRLAQYAPPAELLSAPADAFVEDFLGADRGIRRLSFFPSAGLELQTAPLVPADADAGTLAARATAAPYLLVTDPDGRPLGWSEPGRLTAGAVDRDELLDYGRPFVPGTDSLRAALDGAVLSPTGWAVAVDGEGRAVGVVSQQVIGEAIRAAHGRVAERAGEAAGR; encoded by the coding sequence TTGATACGGATAGATGCAGTCACCAAGCGGTACCCGGACGGCACGGTCGCGGTCGACCGGCTGTCGCTGGAGATACCGGACCGCGCGATCACCGTCCTCGTCGGGCCGTCCGGCTGCGGCAAGACGACGACCCTGCGGATGATCAACCGGATGGTGGAGCCGACCGAGGGCAGCATCCTCCTCGACGGTCAGGACATCCGGCAGCAGCCGGTCAACACCCTGCGCCGTTCGATGGGTTACGTCATCCAGAACGCCGGTCTCTTCCCGCACCGCACCATCGTCGACAACATCGCCACCGTGCCCCGGCTGCTCGGCAGCAGCAGGCGGCAGGCCCGGGCCCGGGCCGCCGAGCTGATGGAGCGGGTCGGGCTCGACACGGCGCTCGCGGGGCGGTACCCGTACCAGCTCTCCGGCGGCCAGCAGCAGCGCGTCGGCGTGGCCCGCGCGCTCGCCGCCGACCCGCCGGTACTGCTGATGGACGAGCCGTTCTCCGCGGTCGACCCGGTCGTCCGCAAGCAGCTCCAGGACGAACTCCTGCGCATCCAGGAGGAACTGGGCAAGACCATCGTCTTCGTCACGCACGACATCGACGAGGCGATCAAGCTCGGCACCCGGGTCGCCGTACTGCGCACCGGCGGCCGGCTCGCCCAGTACGCCCCGCCCGCCGAACTGCTCAGCGCGCCCGCCGACGCCTTCGTGGAGGACTTCCTCGGCGCCGACCGCGGCATCCGCCGGCTCTCCTTCTTCCCGTCCGCCGGGCTGGAGTTGCAGACCGCGCCCCTGGTGCCGGCCGACGCCGACGCCGGCACGCTCGCCGCCCGGGCCACCGCGGCCCCGTACCTCCTCGTCACCGACCCCGACGGCAGGCCGCTCGGCTGGAGTGAGCCCGGCCGGCTCACCGCCGGCGCCGTCGACCGGGACGAACTCCTCGACTACGGGCGGCCGTTCGTGCCCGGCACCGACTCGCTGCGGGCCGCGCTGGACGGGGCCGTGCTCTCGCCGACCGGATGGGCGGTCGCGGTGGACGGCGAGGGGCGCGCCGTCGGTGTCGTCTCCCAGCAGGTCATCGGCGAGGCGATCCGGGCCGCCCACGGCCGGGTGGCCGAGCGGGCCGGGGAGGCGGCCGGACGATGA
- the msrB gene encoding peptide-methionine (R)-S-oxide reductase MsrB, with protein MAYDVEKPDEQWRAELTPAEYAVLRRSATEPAFTGEYTDTKTKGVYSCRACGAELFTSETKFESHCGWPSFYDPKDTDAVELVEDRSHGMVRTEVRCARCGSHLGHVFAGEGYPTPTDQRYCINSISLRLTPAED; from the coding sequence ATGGCGTACGACGTCGAGAAGCCGGACGAGCAGTGGCGCGCGGAGCTGACCCCGGCCGAGTACGCAGTGCTGCGCCGGTCCGCCACCGAGCCGGCCTTCACCGGTGAGTACACGGACACCAAGACCAAGGGGGTGTACTCCTGCCGGGCCTGCGGCGCGGAACTGTTCACCTCCGAGACCAAGTTCGAGTCGCACTGCGGCTGGCCGTCCTTCTACGACCCCAAGGACACCGACGCCGTGGAACTGGTCGAGGACCGCTCCCACGGCATGGTCCGCACCGAGGTCCGGTGCGCCCGCTGCGGCTCCCACCTGGGGCACGTCTTCGCGGGCGAGGGCTACCCGACCCCCACCGACCAGCGGTACTGCATCAACTCCATCTCGCTGCGGCTGACGCCCGCGGAGGACTGA